The Pseudanabaena sp. ABRG5-3 nucleotide sequence GAAGCGATCGCAACCAAAGCTATAGAGATGGGAATTGCCTCAAACGTTATATTTGCTGGTTCACAGGATCAAGTACCTAGAATCATGCAAGGAGCTATGGACGTTCTCATGTTGCCCTCTTCCTTTGAGGGATTACCTTTAGTAGGCTTAGAAGCTCAAGCCGCAGGTTTACCAGTCATCCTTTCCGATGTTGTGACAGAAGAGGTTGATGAAATCAAAACCCTAATTCAACGGATCAATTTATCTGAGCCGATCGCTATATGGGTAGATGCCATATTAAATTCTCGCCAGATTAAACAGCAACATACACAGTCTGATTGTCTTACAGTCTTAGAAAAAAGTCCTTTTAACATTACCCAAAATGTCAAATCCTTACAAGATTTATACCTGAAGCTGATGGCAATTCCTAAGTGATCATCTTAACTTCTAAAAGATTTTTATGAACCCCATAGATAATATTAAGTTACCACCATATAGCCAAGCTAAACTATTTTTTTTAGCTTGTCAGCTTGGAATTATTATTGTGCTATGTATCTTAGGAATACTAGAGAATCAATCATTTTTTGATGCAGAAACTGTGATCTACCCATTCTGCATTCTATTTACAATTATTATATTTTGGTGTTTTTTCTCTTGGACTATTTTGACTAAGAGCTTTTTTAGCCCCTATATTTTGTTTTTAATTGCAGCAGTATTATTTAACGGTGGACATATATTTTTAGAAGTATTAAATATTAATCCCCTAGGGATTTTAAGTAATCAATTTTCTTCAGAGACTATTTCCCAAACAATATACTTAGTTACACTAAGTGTAGCATCACTTCATTTTGGTTCTTTACTAAGTATAACAACAGTAAAGTCTATACCAGCTAAAACAATTAATGATTTAGAAGAGGAATTATTTACAACTGAATCATCAGGAATGTTACCTAAGCATAAATCATTAGCCAGTCAGGATATCCGTAAAGTTGGGTGGATATTATTAGCAATTTCATCTGTACCAACTATATTACTATTAAGAAGTAGTATATCGGCTGTTGCTACTTCTGGATATGTTGCTCTTTATGAAGCAAGTGCATCTGAGGGTGGAGCAATGAAAATTTTGAGTACATTTACCATACCAAGTGCGTTATTTTTACTTGCTGGTAGCCGTCAAAATCCTTCTTCGCGTAGAATTGCAGTCATATTGATTCTGATATATGCCCTTATATATAATTTCTTAGGACAGAGAACTAATGGCTTTTTGCCACTAGTTAGTTTAGCTTGGCTTTGGCATCATCTAATTAAACCACTTCCCAAAAAAATATTTTTCCCAATCATATTTTTTATGGCATTTGTTGTTTCACCTTTAATCGCTGAAATCAGAGGTGGATCAGGATTAGAACGCTTTTCCTTAAGTTCTATAATCGAGAAATTTACATCCTTAGAAAACCCAATTTCTAAGACTCTATTTGAGTTTGGAAGCTCAATGCAAACTATCGCTTATACAATAGAGTT carries:
- the wzy gene encoding O-antigen polysaccharide polymerase Wzy; its protein translation is MNPIDNIKLPPYSQAKLFFLACQLGIIIVLCILGILENQSFFDAETVIYPFCILFTIIIFWCFFSWTILTKSFFSPYILFLIAAVLFNGGHIFLEVLNINPLGILSNQFSSETISQTIYLVTLSVASLHFGSLLSITTVKSIPAKTINDLEEELFTTESSGMLPKHKSLASQDIRKVGWILLAISSVPTILLLRSSISAVATSGYVALYEASASEGGAMKILSTFTIPSALFLLAGSRQNPSSRRIAVILILIYALIYNFLGQRTNGFLPLVSLAWLWHHLIKPLPKKIFFPIIFFMAFVVSPLIAEIRGGSGLERFSLSSIIEKFTSLENPISKTLFEFGSSMQTIAYTIELVPARKDFNMGVDYLYALFTLVPNIGFGELHPSIARGVPSVWLSAEVTPRAVKQGIFLGYSFIAEAYLNFGWLITPVFMTIFGFYLGKLVLWATRSGEPAKMALLASFLPSLLFFCRQESTQIVRPFVLYSLAPYLGILLLHRSRLKKLNQIALRNNMRD